A part of Biomphalaria glabrata chromosome 3, xgBioGlab47.1, whole genome shotgun sequence genomic DNA contains:
- the LOC106056977 gene encoding phosphatidate cytidylyltransferase, mitochondrial-like yields the protein MGIIRFYQKLFISTSKFNGTFSVLKHFHFHHVSWYSSSCALISHIPKTSLLQGKTFHDSCVKSVICKPKKRLLCTVKPQGVSEAAHIDVTLPKDSISIGNTLKETSSSKDKDFQKELYNKIVDSFPEGIQMAFAYGSGVIKQQNSADISKNMLDFIFVVDKPMKWHRLNLERHPNHYSFLRRLGPQTITRIQERYGAGVYFNTLVPMHGRLIKYGVISTARLITDLLDWESLYVSGRLHKPVTLIVVPTNEQLLTAMKVNLNSAVHAALLMLPDMFTEEQLYLTIASLSYAGDFRMGIAEDKNKINNIVKPSISLFRKMYGPLLMEEEHVTWWQAEGQLEQALTFHSRHHHLKCLPGQVLYGLLIHKFQIGVFPDLEDIIKRHAYDSECGKHVANSIKQIVKKSSVMQTMKGILTAGFTKSLRYAANKVMKKIKSI from the exons ATGGGCATTATAAGATTTTatcaaaaattgtttatttctaCTTCCAAGTTTAATGGAACATTTTCTGTccttaaacattttcattttcatcATGTAAGCTGGTATTCGTCATCGTGTGCACTCATTTCACATATTCCTAAAACATCTTTGTTGCAAGGCAAGACCTTTCATGACTCTTGTGTGAAATCAGTCATCTGTAAACCCAAGAAGAGGTTACTATGTACTGTGAAGCCTCAGGGTGTAAGTGAAGCTGCACATATAGATGTTACACTGCCAAAAGATTCAATCAGTATTGGCAACACTTTGAAAGAAACGTCATCATCAAAAGACAAAGACTTTCAAAAGGAGCTGTATAACAAAATTGTAGATTCTTTTCCTGAAGGCATTCAGATGGCTTTTGCTTATGGTTCAGGGGTGATAAAGCAGCAGAACAGTGCAGACATTAGCAAAAATATGTTAGATTTCATCTTTGTAGTAGACAAGCCAATGAAATGGCATCGCTTGAATTTAGAGAGACACCCCAACCATTATTCATTTCTTCGCAGACTAGGACCTCAGACAATAACCAGAATTCAGGAGAG ATATGGAGCTGGTGTTTATTTCAACACACTAGTTCCCATGCATGGTCGACTAATTAAATATGGTGTAATAAGCACAGCCCGTCTTATAACAGATCTTTTAGACTGGGAGTCTCTGTATGTCAGCGGCAGACTTCACAAACCTGTCACTTTGATTGTTGTACCAACCAATGAACAACTGCTAACAGCCATGAAA gttaatttgAATAGTGCTGTCCATGCTGCCTTACTCATGTTGCCAGATATGTTTACTGAGGAGCAGCTATACTTAACCATTGCCAGTTTGTCTTATGCTGGGGATTTCAGAATGGGTATAGCAGAAGATAAAAACAAG aTAAACAACATTGTTAAGCCTAGCATTTCACTGTTTCGTAAAATGTATGGCCCATTATTGATGGAAGAGGAGCATGTCACCTGGTGGCAGGCAGAAGGTCAGCTAGAGCAAGCCTTGACCTTCCATTCCCGGCATCATCATTTAAAATGTTTGCCTGGTCAAGTTTTGTATGGTCTATTGATACACAAATTTCAG ATCGGAGTGTTTCCAGATTTAGAGGATATTATCAAAAGACATGCATATGACTCTGAGTGTGGTAAACATGTAGCCAACAGCATCAAACAAATTGTGAAAAAGTCCAGTGTCATGCAGACAATGAAAGGCATCTTGACTGCTGGCTTTACTAAATCTCTGAGATATGCTGCTAACAAAGttatgaagaaaataaaaagtatttaa
- the LOC106056978 gene encoding putative ATP-dependent RNA helicase DHX57 — MDKKRRGRPNRRGGRGGRGRGRGNERGKTVVRGSGGWSSSRKGGLDLDDSLDGPCVNDPSYGHNRRDSASNYTFTGTRSTRGRGSAPKVHLELQQLFMSSENQELVRKTLQSLRTEDIDEASGDEEDVEEDDYDELDVRDDDQYWTTDYNQPTHPRLLNRKEWLHLTQDTTVVQALLPETMFKIKKLQRCGFSLELCEEALQICDEDVGAAMEYLLNDFFDIRLSIKDAEATDTGSDLYREVLEAREDEKMALKSIYDEAFEERIMGKVWVLNLELQELTNLLKQKQTLQTCVKKTEDKNTDRKVCPFYRKGNCRFGDRCHYSHEISVIDKPQNLTHPIYANLRALEEHKCPFSIEIRFPDGSLYPHEPPLLVFSSELEELPPYTRLNITKFLMQQAKEFAESKLPCIFSLISALEQTEQLQELLSLPPPRMVKPLPLVEPVKSKTTFQQKDKKGPQDWPTDEDKLKQQRVPENVPSKEAGDSQAAALQRRHDPVPYRVNPVELRRQNKLLHDEFLHTKVSKQYRNMQADRHRLPAWDMKDLILEVVAQNPVIVISGITGCGKTTQVPQFLLDEALLTSDFKANIVCTQPRRLSAMAVAQRVADERTEKLGRCVGYQIRLESVMSQFTRLLFCTTGIILRRLEKDTMLDGVTHIIIDEVHERSEESDFLLMILKDILNQRPDLKVILMSATMNAKLFSDYFGGCPVLEIPGCTYPVQQYFLEDVIEFTQYQLEEKSPYARPLKHGKRDVKHGRDIMPDYLDDELEMDKGHCLPARDKMADMSLSVAQMQTRYAVYSTSTIKTLSHLDLEKINYDLIVLLLEYIVTSQELPSDGAILVFMPGFAEIQTLFDMLLSTSTFRISNKSRYKIIPLHSTLSSEDQNAVFVKPKEGLRKIVIATNIAETSITIDDIVFVVDTGKMKEKRFDQTKSMESLDSVWVSRANAMQRKGRAGRVQEGVCFHLFTSHHFKHHLREQPIPEVQRACLEQLVLKIKMLPLFNEQPVQTVLEKLIEAPSLEAIQGAVKRLTDLGALDDNADLTPLGYHVGSLPVDVRIGKLMLFGAIFRCLDSTLTIAATLSFKSPFVSPFGLKQESDEKRKEFAVGNSDYLTMLNAYKGWCEAKLKGSHQAYLYCQENFLSIKTLQMLASLKQQYVELLSDIGFIQQDIKLKDVERAARGGTDGVAQITGIEANVNSNNLKLLSALLVAALYPNILQVLTPETRYHPSSSGAVVKQPNPEDLKFKTKQDGYVHIHPSSVNFQARHFSSPYLVYHEKVKTTKVYIRDCSMVSVYPLLLFGGGGISMDLYQGHFILSIDDGWIQFKASSTQVAELVRDLRYELDQLLSDKISQPDMDLLTCPRGSKIISCIVELISSQ, encoded by the exons ATGGACAagaaaagaagaggcagaccaAACCGAAGGGGTGGCAGGGGGGGAAGAG gaaGAGGACGAGGCAATGAGAGAGGAAAGACAGTAGTAAGAGGTAGTGGAGGGTGGTCATCATCAAGAAAAGGAGGTTTGGATCTAGATGACTCTCTTGATGGTCCCTGTGTCAATGACCCTTCTTATGGTCATAATAGAAGGGACTCAGCATCCAA CTACACATTCACTGGCACAAGAAGCACAAGAGGCAGAGGTTCTGCCCCAAAAGTTCACCTGGAGTTGCAGCAATTGTTTATGAGCTCAGAGAATCAAGAACTAGTTAGAAAAACTCTGCAATCTCTTCGTACTGAAGACATTGATGAAGCATCCGG GGATGAAGAAGATGTGGAAGAGGATGATTATGATGAACTGGATGTGAGAGATGATGACCAGTACTGGACAACCGACTACAACCAACCCACACATCCTAGGCTGTTAAATAGAAAAGAGTGGCTTCATTTAACTCAAGACACAACTGTTGTCCAAGCTTTGCTGCCCGAAactatgtttaaaataaaaaaacttcaaaG GTGCGGTTTTAGTCTAGAACTTTGTGAAGAAGCTCTACAGATATGTGATGAGGATGTTGGTGCTGCCATGGAGTATCTTCTTAATGATTTCTTTGACATCAGACTCAGCATTAAGGACGCAGAGGCTACTGACACAGGCTCAGATCTGTACAGAGAAGTCTTAGAAGCAAGAGAAGATGAAAAAATGGCATTAAAGTCTATTTACGATGAGGCCTTTGAAGAGAGGATTATGGGTAAAGTTTGGGTGTTGAATCTTGAGTTACAGGAATTGacaaatttattaaaacaaaagcaGACATTACAAACATGTGTGAAAAAAACTGAAGATAAAAATACAGACAGAAAAGTGTGCCCATTTTACCGCAAAGGTAACTGCAGGTTTGGAGACAGGTGCCACTACTCTCATGAAATTTCTGTCATTGACAAGCCTCAAAATTTGACTCATCCAATTTATGCAAATCTCAGGGCTTTGGAAGAACATAAATGTCCTTTTAGTATTGAGATAAGGTTCCCAGATGGCAGCCTTTACCCTCATGAACCACCACTCTTGGTTTTTTCATCTGAGCTGGAAGAGTTGCCTCCCTATACACGCTTAAACATTACCAAGTTTTTGATGCAGCAGGCCAAAGAATTTGCTGAAAGCAAGCTTCCTTGTATTTTTTCCCTCATCAGTGCCTTAGAACAAACTGAACAGCTTCAAGAGCTTTTAAGTTTGCCTCCTCCTAGAATGGTCAAACCCCTGCCTCTTGTGGAGCCTGTAAAATCCAAGACCACTTTCCAACAAAAGGACAAGAAGGGCCCACAAGATTGGCCCACGGATGAAGATAAACTGAAGCAACAGCGGGTTCCTGAGAATGTACCTTCTAAAGAGGCGGGTGATTCACAAGCAGCTGCACTGCAGAGAAGACATGATCCAGTTCCTTACAGAGTTAATCCAGTTGAGCTGCGACGCCAGAATAAACTTTTACATGATGAATTTCTTCATACTAAG GTATCTAAACAGTATAGAAACATGCAAGCTGATCGCCATCGTCTCCCTGCTTGGGATATGAAAGATTTAATCTTGGAGGTTGTTGCACAGAATCCTGTTATCGTTATCAGTGGAATTACTGG TTGTGGCAAGACAACCCAGGTGCCTCAGTTTCTTCTGGATGAAGCTCTTCTGACTTCAGACTTTAAAGCTAACATTGTGTGCACCCAGCCCAGGAGGTTGTCTGCAATGGCCGTGGCTCAGAGAGTTGCAGATGAAAGGACAGAGAAACTTGGAAGATGTGTTGGATACCAGATTAGGCTGGAAAGTGTCATG tcacagTTCACTCGTCTTTTGTTTTGTACCACTGGCATCATCCTACGTCGTTTAGAGAAAGACACAATGTTGGACGGAGTCACACACATAATCATAGACGAGGTGCATGAAAGATCTGAGGAAAG TGACTTCTTGTTGATGATTCTAAAAGACATTTTGAACCAAAGACCAGATTTGAAAGTTATCCTTATGAGTGCAACTATGAATGCAAAGCTATTCTCAGATTATTTTGGTGGTTGCCCGGTGCTGGAGATACCTG GATGTACCTATCCTGTACAGCAGTATTTTCTGGAGGATGTTATTGAATTTACACA GTATCAGCTAGAGGAAAAATCTCCTTATGCTCGTCCACTTAAACATGGTAAAAGAGATGTGAAACATGGGAGAGACATCATGCCTGACTATTTGGATGATGAGCTTGAAATGGACAAAGGTCACTGCCTGCCTGCCCGTGACAAAATGGCTGACATGTCTCTTAGTGTTGCACAGATGCAGACCAGATATGCAG TCTACAGTACTTCCACCATAAAGACCCTTTCCCACTTAGACTTGGAGAAGATCAACTATGACTTGATAGTCCTTCTCTTAGAGTACATTGTCACTAGTCAAgag CTGCCATCAGATGGGGCTATTCTTGTCTTCATGCCAGGCTTTGCTGAAATCCAGACACTTTTTGACATGCTACTCTCTACCTCAACATTTCGCATTAGCAACAAATcaag GTATAAAATAATTCCTCTTCATTCTACTTTGTCATCAGAAGATCAAAATGCTGTTTTTGT GAAACCAAAGGAAGGTCTAAGAAAGATTGTCATAGCAACAAACATTGCTGAAACTTCCATTACCATTGATGATATTGTGTTTGTAGTGGATACTGGCAAGATGAAAGAGAAAAG ATTTGATCAGACTAAGAGCATGGAAAGTCTGGACTCTGTCTGGGTCTCCAGAGCCAATGCCATGCAGAGAAAAGGGCGAGCTGGTAGAGTGCAGGAAGGAGTTTGTTTTCATCTGTTTACATCACATCATTTCAAACATCATCTTAGAGAGCAGCCAATACCAG AAGTACAAAGAGCCTGTCTAGAACAGTTAGTACTGAAGATCAAGATGTTACCTTTATTTAATGAGCAACCTGTACAG ACTGTCTTGGAAAAATTGATTGAAGCACCATCTCTAGAGGCTATTCAGGGAGCTGTCAAGCGTTTAACAGATCTAGGAGCCCTGGATGACAATGCT GACTTGACTCCACTTGGCTATCATGTTGGATCATTGCCTGTAGATGTTAG GATTGGCAAGCTGATGTTGTTTGGTGCTATATTCAGATGTCTGGACTCCACTCTGACCATAGCAGCTACTCTCAGTTTCAAGTCACCATTT GTGTCCCCCTTTGGGTTGAAACAAGAGTCTGATGAGAAAAGGAAAGAGTTTGCTGTGGGTAACTCTGACTATCTGACCATGTTGAATGCTTACAAG GGTTGGTGTGAAGCCAAGTTAAAAGGTTCCCATCAAGCTTATCTTTACTGTCAGGAAAATTTTCTGTCTATTAAAACTTTACAG ATGTTGGCTAGTTTAAAGCAACAGTATGTGGAACTTCTCTCTGACATAGGGTTCATACAACAGGATATTAAACTTAAAGATGTGGAGAGGGCTGCAAGGGGAGGCACTGATGGTGTGGCACAAATCACAGGCATTGAG GCCAATGTAAACTCAAACAACTTGAAACTTCTATCAGCCCTCCTGGTTGCTGCCCTTTATCCTAATATCCTGCAAGTTCTGACACCAGAGACTCGTTACCACCCATCAAGTTCAG GTGCTGTTGTGAAACAACCAAACCCAGAGGacttgaaatttaaaacaaaacaagatggcTAT GTACATATTCACCCATCGTCTGTTAACTTCCAAGCTCGACATTTTTCCAGTCCATACTTGGTGTATCATGAGAAGGTGAAAACAACAAAG GTTTACATCCGAGACTGCTCTATGGTCTCTGTGTATCCACTGCTTCTGTTTGGTGGTGGTGGGATATCCATGGATCTCTATCAGGGTCACTTCATTCTGTCCATTGATGATGGTTGGATTCAGTTCAAAGCTTCTTCAACACAG GTGGCTGAATTGGTTAGAGATCTTAGGTATGAGCTGGATCAACTCTTGTCAGACAAAATCTCACAGCCAGACATGGACCTCTTGACCTGCCCTAGGGGAAGCAAGATAATTAGTTGTATAGTGGAACTTATCAGTAGCCAGTAG